From a region of the Paraburkholderia hospita genome:
- a CDS encoding cupin-like domain-containing protein, translating to MIDDEWRRWIAENLLLEASPEAVHAVLVEHGFEREHALCEIDSMLQSPYFQAGSRLRNRLRKREWMLSVYGELNRMRSGAACVERRVRLSRDAFYEQFYFQNRPVIITGMFDSWPARKLWNFDYFRARCGLAEVEVQFGRDADASYEINQPALKRTMRFGDYVDLVESAGVTNDFYMTANNASRNRAALATLWADAPAIGEYLDAAPADAGYFWFGPAGTKTPFHHDLTNNLMAQVIGRKRVLLVPFTDTAHMYNHQHCYSRLDGGAIDVGRFPSFEHAQVIECTLEPGELLFLPIGWWHYVEALDVSATMTYTNFIERNDFGSTYSTYREL from the coding sequence ATGATCGATGACGAATGGCGGCGCTGGATTGCCGAGAACCTGTTGCTCGAAGCCTCGCCGGAGGCCGTGCATGCCGTGCTCGTCGAGCATGGGTTCGAACGCGAACACGCGCTATGCGAGATCGATAGCATGTTGCAAAGCCCTTATTTTCAAGCGGGTTCTCGCTTGCGCAATCGTTTGCGTAAGCGCGAATGGATGCTTTCCGTGTACGGTGAGCTGAATCGCATGCGTTCGGGTGCGGCGTGTGTCGAGCGCCGCGTGCGCCTGTCGCGCGATGCGTTTTATGAGCAGTTCTATTTTCAGAACCGGCCTGTGATCATCACGGGCATGTTCGACTCGTGGCCGGCGCGCAAGCTGTGGAATTTCGATTACTTTCGCGCGCGCTGCGGCCTTGCCGAAGTCGAAGTGCAGTTTGGGCGTGATGCGGATGCGAGCTACGAGATCAATCAGCCGGCGTTGAAGCGCACGATGCGCTTTGGCGATTACGTCGATCTCGTCGAAAGCGCGGGCGTGACGAATGACTTCTACATGACGGCGAACAACGCGTCGCGCAACCGCGCGGCGCTCGCGACGCTTTGGGCCGATGCGCCCGCGATCGGCGAGTATCTGGATGCGGCGCCCGCCGACGCTGGTTATTTCTGGTTCGGTCCGGCCGGTACGAAGACGCCGTTTCATCACGACCTGACCAACAATCTGATGGCACAGGTGATCGGCCGCAAGCGTGTTCTGCTCGTGCCGTTCACCGACACCGCCCACATGTACAACCATCAGCATTGCTATTCGCGGCTCGACGGCGGCGCGATCGATGTCGGGCGGTTTCCGTCTTTCGAACATGCGCAGGTGATCGAGTGCACGCTCGAACCCGGCGAACTGCTGTTTCTGCCGATCGGATGGTGGCACTACGTCGAAGCGCTCGACGTTTCCGCCACGATGACCTACACAAACTTTATCGAGCGTAATGATTTCGGCAGCACGTACAGCACGTATCGCGAACTTTGA
- a CDS encoding dienelactone hydrolase family protein, translating to MSVTSRWIDIQTGNDSFGAYMSTPKSGKGPAVIIIQEIFGVNGHIRDVVDQYAQDGYVAIAPDIFWRTQPRVELTYAGADRDKGIEILQKTNVDLAVADIGATAAALRAMPEVTGKIAGIGYCFGGRLAYLAAAEGLLDIAVSYYGGGIQNQLDKAAQIKVPMQFHYGELDHGIPLSAVGEVKERFAGRDEVELYIYPNADHGFNCTERASYHQHSAALAHGRTLTFLGTHA from the coding sequence GTGAGCGTGACTTCCCGATGGATCGACATTCAAACCGGCAATGATTCGTTTGGCGCGTACATGTCGACGCCGAAAAGCGGCAAGGGTCCGGCCGTCATCATCATCCAGGAAATCTTCGGCGTGAACGGCCACATTCGCGACGTCGTCGATCAATATGCGCAGGACGGCTATGTCGCGATCGCACCGGATATTTTCTGGCGCACGCAGCCGCGCGTCGAACTCACCTACGCCGGCGCGGATCGCGACAAGGGCATCGAAATCCTGCAGAAAACGAACGTCGATCTCGCCGTCGCGGACATCGGCGCCACGGCTGCCGCGCTGCGCGCGATGCCGGAAGTGACGGGCAAGATCGCGGGCATCGGCTACTGCTTCGGCGGCCGTCTCGCGTATCTGGCCGCGGCTGAAGGGCTGCTCGATATCGCCGTGTCGTACTACGGCGGCGGCATCCAGAACCAGCTCGACAAGGCAGCGCAAATCAAGGTGCCGATGCAGTTCCACTACGGCGAACTGGACCACGGCATTCCGCTGTCGGCAGTCGGTGAAGTGAAGGAGCGCTTCGCGGGCCGCGACGAAGTCGAGCTGTATATCTACCCGAATGCCGATCACGGCTTCAACTGCACCGAGCGCGCGAGCTATCACCAGCATTCGGCGGCGCTCGCGCATGGCCGCACGCTGACTTTCCTCGGCACCCACGCGTAA
- a CDS encoding NAD(P)/FAD-dependent oxidoreductase: protein MDQIECVVIGAGVVGLAVARALAARGREVIVLEAAEAIGVGTSSRNSEVIHAGIYYPRGSLKAALCVRGREMLYDYCAERGVPHQRCGKLLVATARNQIPQLESIMARGKENGVLDLMRISGEEAQALEPALQCVEAVFSPQTGIVDSHQLMLALQGDAERDGAVCAFHAPVEAIEAINGRFIVKVGGNSPTTIGTACVINSAGLHANAIARKIRGLDARHVPPLYLARGNYFSISGRAPFNRLIYPMPNEAGLGVHLTIDLGGQARFGPDVEWVDTINYDVDPQRAESFYAAIRAYWPALPDHALQPAYAGIRPKLSGPGEPAADFLIQGPAAHGVRGLVNLFGIESPGLTASLAIAQRVCEVSGRA, encoded by the coding sequence ATGGATCAGATCGAATGTGTGGTGATCGGCGCTGGTGTCGTCGGTCTTGCCGTCGCGCGCGCGCTGGCTGCGCGCGGACGTGAAGTGATCGTGCTGGAAGCGGCGGAAGCCATCGGCGTCGGCACGAGTTCCCGCAACAGCGAAGTGATACACGCGGGCATCTACTATCCGCGTGGTTCGCTCAAGGCGGCACTGTGCGTGCGTGGCCGCGAGATGCTGTACGACTACTGCGCCGAACGCGGCGTGCCGCACCAGCGCTGCGGCAAATTGCTCGTCGCGACTGCGCGCAACCAGATTCCCCAGCTCGAAAGCATCATGGCGCGCGGCAAGGAAAACGGCGTGCTCGATCTGATGCGTATCAGCGGCGAGGAAGCGCAGGCGCTCGAACCGGCGCTGCAATGTGTCGAAGCCGTGTTCTCGCCGCAGACGGGTATTGTCGACAGCCATCAACTGATGCTCGCGCTGCAAGGCGACGCGGAACGCGACGGCGCCGTCTGCGCGTTCCATGCGCCCGTCGAAGCGATCGAAGCGATCAACGGACGCTTCATCGTAAAGGTAGGCGGCAACTCGCCGACGACGATCGGCACCGCGTGCGTCATCAACAGCGCGGGACTGCATGCAAACGCGATCGCGCGCAAGATTCGCGGGCTCGACGCGCGCCATGTGCCGCCGCTCTATCTCGCGCGCGGCAACTACTTCAGCATCTCGGGGCGCGCGCCGTTCAACCGCCTGATCTATCCGATGCCGAACGAAGCAGGACTTGGCGTTCATCTGACGATCGATCTCGGCGGCCAGGCGCGTTTCGGCCCAGACGTCGAATGGGTCGATACGATCAACTATGACGTCGATCCGCAACGGGCCGAATCGTTCTATGCTGCGATCCGCGCGTATTGGCCGGCGCTGCCCGATCATGCGCTGCAACCGGCGTACGCGGGCATTCGACCGAAGCTGTCGGGTCCCGGCGAGCCGGCCGCCGATTTCCTGATTCAAGGTCCCGCCGCGCATGGCGTGCGTGGTCTGGTGAATCTGTTCGGTATCGAGTCGCCGGGTTTGACGGCATCGCTGGCAATTGCGCAGCGCGTGTGCGAAGTCAGTGGACGCGCCTGA
- a CDS encoding cation diffusion facilitator family transporter, with protein sequence MPSNSTAQSAEKRRVARKTTYVSIGLNTVLMSVQIVVGVIAHSQALVADGVHSLADLISDFVVLVANRHSGAEPDADHNYGHSRYETVASLFLGGLLIAVGGGMLWRAGERLTDLDNIPAVHLSALVVAVVVLLSKEALFRYMLREAQRVRSAMLIANAWHARSDAASSLVVALGIVGSIAGVRLLDPVAAAVVGFMVARMGWTFGWDALQDLSDRALDESDTADLRARILSTPGVRDVHELRTRKMGDFALVDAHILVDPMISVSEGHYIAETARARVLSDNRVLDALIHVDPENDAIARPPVNLPPRAKIAAEVESALAAQGLKAASVNLHYLSTGLDVEVTLQPSRLDALESEVHQLARVDVDALKRKLGARRLNVTHAVDVSTAGAELVREPRGDG encoded by the coding sequence ATGCCTTCCAACTCGACCGCCCAATCCGCGGAGAAACGGCGCGTAGCCCGCAAAACCACTTACGTCAGCATCGGACTCAATACGGTGTTGATGTCGGTGCAGATTGTCGTGGGCGTGATTGCGCATTCCCAGGCGCTCGTCGCGGACGGCGTGCATTCGCTCGCCGATCTCATTTCCGATTTTGTCGTGCTGGTCGCCAATCGCCATAGCGGAGCCGAACCGGACGCCGATCACAACTACGGACATAGCCGTTACGAAACCGTCGCGTCGCTATTTCTGGGTGGCTTGCTGATCGCGGTTGGCGGCGGCATGTTGTGGCGCGCCGGCGAGCGGCTCACCGATCTGGACAACATCCCCGCCGTTCATTTGAGCGCGCTCGTGGTTGCGGTCGTCGTGCTGCTGTCGAAGGAAGCGCTGTTTCGCTACATGCTGCGCGAGGCACAGCGCGTGCGTTCGGCGATGTTGATCGCGAACGCGTGGCATGCGCGCTCGGATGCGGCGTCGTCGCTGGTGGTTGCGTTGGGTATCGTCGGGAGCATTGCCGGCGTGCGGCTGCTCGATCCGGTTGCGGCGGCCGTCGTCGGCTTCATGGTCGCGCGCATGGGCTGGACGTTCGGTTGGGACGCGCTTCAGGATTTGTCCGATCGCGCGCTCGACGAATCCGATACCGCCGATCTGCGCGCGCGGATTTTATCGACGCCCGGCGTGCGCGATGTCCACGAACTGCGCACGCGGAAGATGGGCGACTTCGCGCTCGTCGACGCACACATTCTCGTAGATCCGATGATCTCCGTTTCCGAAGGTCACTACATTGCCGAGACGGCGCGTGCGCGCGTGCTGTCGGACAACCGCGTGCTCGACGCGCTGATTCACGTCGATCCGGAAAACGATGCGATTGCGCGGCCGCCCGTCAACCTGCCGCCGCGCGCGAAGATCGCAGCTGAAGTGGAATCGGCGCTTGCCGCGCAAGGACTCAAGGCGGCCAGCGTGAATCTCCATTATCTGAGCACGGGGCTCGACGTCGAGGTGACGTTGCAACCGTCGAGGCTCGACGCGCTGGAAAGCGAAGTGCATCAACTCGCGCGGGTCGATGTGGACGCGCTCAAACGCAAGCTGGGCGCGCGCCGCTTGAACGTGACACATGCAGTGGATGTGTCGACGGCTGGCGCGGAGCTGGTGCGCGAGCCGCGCGGCGACGGCTGA
- a CDS encoding H-NS histone family protein: MSSYRELLAQREKLEKQIEEAKAREYAEVLNEIKQKMSDYGITLAELGAGGRAKAVKAAGRPRAGVAPKYRDPASGSTWSGRGKPPRWIAGQDREKFLIEK; the protein is encoded by the coding sequence ATGTCCTCCTACAGGGAACTACTCGCGCAGCGCGAAAAGCTCGAGAAACAGATCGAAGAGGCGAAAGCGCGCGAGTATGCGGAAGTGTTAAACGAGATCAAGCAGAAAATGTCTGATTACGGTATTACGCTGGCTGAACTCGGCGCTGGCGGACGTGCGAAAGCCGTAAAGGCAGCGGGTCGTCCCCGCGCCGGCGTCGCGCCTAAATATCGTGACCCCGCAAGCGGGAGCACCTGGTCGGGCCGCGGTAAGCCGCCGCGCTGGATTGCCGGTCAAGATCGCGAAAAATTTCTCATCGAGAAATAA
- a CDS encoding MFS transporter — MSQAARSLNTRAVTAAVIGNALEWYDFTVFGFLTVVIAELFFPSSSDYASILLTTASFGVAFFMRPIGGIVLGLYADRAGRKAALSLVIALMTLGILLLAIAPPYSAIGIGAPIIIVVGRLLQGFSAGGEFGSSTALLIEAAPFSKRGLYGSWQMASQAAALLLGAIVGALVTRGLSPEALKSWGWRVPFIIGLVIGPIGFYIRRNLADSEAFLHAKQTARRATLGELFAHHTRDVLCGLGSVIALTVTIYVLISYLPTFAVKQLKLPYSDSFTAVIVGNLLLMVLSPLTGAWSDRIGRKGLSLWSLGLTLVVIYPLFAWLEEAPSVSKLILVQAVLSITLSGYYGPFGALMAELFPANVRSTGLSLAYNFAVMLFGGFGQFIVTWLIKTTGSPLAPTYYVMFGITLSMIAVACMPAKRHADLDAMRKPVDALERR, encoded by the coding sequence ATGTCACAAGCAGCGAGGAGCCTTAATACCCGTGCGGTCACAGCGGCCGTCATCGGTAATGCACTCGAGTGGTATGACTTCACCGTCTTCGGTTTTCTCACCGTCGTCATCGCCGAACTCTTCTTTCCTTCCAGCAGCGACTACGCGTCGATTCTTCTCACCACGGCGAGCTTCGGCGTCGCGTTCTTCATGCGGCCCATCGGCGGTATCGTGCTCGGCCTGTACGCCGATCGCGCAGGACGCAAGGCGGCGCTCTCGCTGGTCATCGCATTGATGACGCTCGGCATTCTGCTACTCGCCATCGCACCGCCGTATTCGGCGATTGGCATCGGCGCGCCGATCATCATCGTGGTCGGGCGTCTGCTTCAGGGCTTCTCCGCGGGCGGTGAGTTCGGCAGCTCGACCGCGCTGCTGATCGAAGCGGCGCCGTTCTCGAAACGCGGTCTATACGGCAGCTGGCAGATGGCGAGCCAGGCGGCCGCGCTGCTGCTAGGCGCGATCGTCGGCGCGCTGGTGACGCGCGGCCTGTCGCCGGAAGCGCTCAAGTCATGGGGCTGGCGCGTGCCGTTCATCATCGGTCTCGTGATCGGACCGATCGGTTTCTACATTCGCCGCAATCTCGCGGATTCCGAAGCATTTCTGCACGCCAAGCAGACCGCGCGCCGCGCGACGCTCGGGGAGCTTTTCGCGCACCATACCCGCGACGTGCTGTGCGGTCTGGGCTCGGTGATCGCATTGACGGTCACGATCTACGTACTGATCAGCTATCTGCCGACCTTCGCGGTCAAGCAACTGAAGCTGCCTTATTCGGATTCGTTCACGGCCGTGATCGTCGGCAATCTGCTGCTCATGGTGTTGTCGCCGCTGACGGGGGCGTGGTCCGATCGCATCGGGCGCAAGGGTTTGTCGCTGTGGTCGCTGGGTCTCACGCTGGTGGTGATCTATCCGCTCTTCGCGTGGCTCGAAGAGGCGCCGAGCGTGTCGAAGCTGATTCTCGTGCAGGCTGTGCTGTCGATCACGCTATCCGGCTATTACGGACCGTTCGGCGCACTGATGGCCGAACTCTTTCCGGCGAACGTGCGCTCGACCGGCCTTTCGCTCGCGTACAACTTCGCGGTGATGTTGTTCGGCGGCTTTGGCCAGTTCATCGTCACGTGGCTGATCAAGACGACGGGCTCGCCGCTCGCGCCGACGTACTACGTGATGTTCGGGATCACGCTTTCTATGATCGCCGTTGCGTGCATGCCGGCAAAACGTCACGCCGATCTCGACGCGATGCGCAAGCCCGTCGATGCGCTGGAGCGGCGCTAG
- a CDS encoding HugZ family pyridoxamine 5'-phosphate oxidase, whose product MNIPAHAPLHLLHQAAIGTLATHARQPQGFPYPTVLPFAPDSHHRPTILVSRLAEHTRNLHSDPRAGFLIVHAPDGDVLNGQRVTLVGTFEHVEPTPPVTQRYLRYHPEAERYLVLGDFSFWVMSVERMRYIGGFGAMGWLTQAELDPLDPVSFDEEKALVEFFERHPRRPAQVQLMGIDRYGADLNISGARSRVVFDTPAPDAECLHAALEDCIARHANA is encoded by the coding sequence TTGAACATTCCCGCTCACGCTCCGCTGCATCTGTTGCATCAGGCCGCCATCGGCACGCTCGCCACGCATGCGCGCCAGCCGCAAGGGTTTCCGTATCCGACGGTGCTGCCGTTTGCGCCGGATTCGCATCATCGCCCGACGATACTCGTAAGCCGGCTTGCCGAGCACACGCGTAACCTGCACTCCGATCCGCGCGCCGGCTTCCTGATCGTCCACGCGCCGGACGGCGACGTGCTCAACGGGCAGCGCGTCACGCTGGTCGGCACGTTCGAGCATGTCGAGCCGACGCCGCCCGTGACCCAGCGGTATCTGCGCTATCACCCGGAAGCCGAGCGCTATCTGGTGCTGGGGGATTTCTCGTTCTGGGTGATGTCGGTCGAGCGGATGCGTTACATAGGCGGGTTCGGCGCGATGGGATGGTTGACGCAGGCAGAACTCGATCCGCTCGATCCGGTTTCATTCGACGAGGAAAAGGCGCTCGTCGAATTCTTCGAACGTCATCCGCGACGGCCAGCGCAAGTGCAATTGATGGGCATAGACCGGTATGGCGCGGATCTGAATATTTCGGGCGCCCGCAGCCGCGTGGTGTTCGACACGCCTGCGCCCGATGCGGAATGCTTGCACGCTGCCCTTGAAGATTGCATCGCGCGGCACGCTAATGCGTGA
- a CDS encoding amidase produces the protein MQSDYLDHDAIGLADLVRKRKVSARELLETAIARAEAANPAINAIVLKDYDAARQRASREHANGEDDVIGDGALAGVPYLVKDLGLPVKGLRMSMGSRHYRHFVPDEDAPLVTATRAAGLNIFGKTSTSEMGQMPYTEPELFGPCRNPWSLDHTPGGSSGGSAAAVAAGIVPLAHASDGGGSIRIPASCCGLFGLKPSRGRQPSNAAPAPGDLGIDHAVSRSVRDSALLLDLTSGNADRPMGAPGTFLAAASEPCKPLHIAFVTDPMLAPALSADARAALDDAAQLAASLGHHIEPVSLGIDFASLREAFLMIWSVSAENLVLRADQITGRKPNREEFEIATWTMGHIGRKFGERELPAALEAQRQVSAKLADLMTRYDVILCATLASAPIKIGEMQPTAVEKMQMRAVTTVPVEPLMRKLLTEVSNKAFAWAGCTELFNLTGQPAMSVPLYWNARGLPIGVQFATRDGGEAMLLRLAAQLETARPWFGRRPPLMPARS, from the coding sequence GTGCAATCCGATTATCTCGATCATGACGCGATCGGCCTCGCCGATCTCGTGCGCAAGCGCAAGGTGAGCGCGCGCGAATTGCTGGAAACAGCAATCGCGCGCGCCGAAGCCGCCAATCCCGCGATCAACGCGATCGTTCTGAAGGACTATGACGCCGCTCGTCAGCGCGCGTCGCGAGAGCATGCGAACGGCGAGGATGACGTGATTGGCGACGGAGCGCTCGCCGGCGTCCCGTATCTGGTCAAGGATCTCGGGTTGCCCGTCAAAGGGCTGCGCATGTCGATGGGCAGCCGCCACTACCGCCACTTCGTTCCCGACGAAGACGCGCCGCTCGTCACGGCCACGCGCGCCGCCGGACTCAACATCTTCGGTAAGACGAGCACGTCGGAAATGGGCCAGATGCCTTATACGGAGCCCGAACTGTTTGGGCCGTGCCGCAACCCGTGGAGTCTCGACCACACGCCGGGCGGCTCCAGCGGCGGCTCGGCTGCCGCCGTCGCGGCGGGCATCGTGCCGCTCGCGCATGCGTCGGACGGTGGCGGCTCGATCCGCATTCCCGCGTCGTGCTGCGGCCTGTTCGGGCTCAAGCCGTCGCGCGGACGGCAGCCGTCGAACGCGGCGCCCGCGCCCGGCGACCTCGGCATCGATCACGCCGTCTCGCGCAGCGTGCGCGACAGCGCACTGCTGCTCGATCTCACTTCAGGCAACGCCGACCGTCCGATGGGTGCACCCGGCACCTTCCTCGCCGCCGCCAGCGAACCGTGCAAGCCGCTACACATCGCGTTCGTCACGGACCCGATGCTCGCGCCCGCGCTATCCGCCGACGCCCGCGCCGCGCTCGACGACGCCGCACAACTCGCCGCGTCGCTCGGGCATCACATCGAACCCGTATCGCTTGGCATCGACTTCGCGAGCCTGCGCGAAGCGTTTTTGATGATCTGGTCGGTGAGCGCCGAAAATCTCGTGCTGCGGGCCGATCAGATCACGGGGCGCAAGCCCAATCGTGAGGAATTCGAAATCGCCACGTGGACGATGGGACATATCGGCCGAAAATTCGGCGAGCGCGAATTGCCTGCCGCGCTGGAGGCGCAGCGTCAGGTGAGCGCGAAGCTCGCGGATCTGATGACGCGCTACGACGTGATCCTGTGCGCGACGCTCGCTTCTGCGCCGATCAAGATCGGTGAAATGCAGCCCACCGCCGTCGAGAAAATGCAGATGCGCGCCGTCACCACCGTTCCCGTCGAGCCGCTGATGCGCAAGCTGCTGACGGAAGTGTCGAACAAGGCGTTCGCGTGGGCGGGCTGCACGGAGTTGTTCAATCTGACGGGACAACCGGCGATGTCGGTGCCGCTCTACTGGAACGCGCGCGGACTGCCCATCGGCGTGCAGTTCGCCACGCGCGACGGCGGCGAAGCGATGTTGCTGCGGCTCGCCGCGCAACTGGAAACGGCGCGTCCGTGGTTCGGTAGGCGGCCGCCGCTGATGCCCGCGCGAAGCTAG
- a CDS encoding MFS transporter, with translation MSDRPSESASLPAAHRNLSASARNRARYATMALFFIAGMMYASWGVHVPTVRDRFQLNPAMLSLALFAVAGGSIGAMVTNAPWIARVGTRRACLAGGLVMSAAGALILVVPYYWMLLVLLALFGAGMATLDVAMNAEASTVEETLGRPIMSALHGMFSVGGMAGAAVGGAALAHGMAPAVHLLLASLISAAVLLAACPSVLPHVPHSEHPDAHTPRGNRWRSPALWALGAIALIALIAEGAMYDWATVYMRDVVASTPAVASAAYAAFSGGMAAARFAGDAVRARFGAPQLIAASASLACAGMIGALLLPHPIAALTGFTLMGLGLANMMPVLFAAAARVKGIHAAEGLAHVAGLAYFGLLLGPVIIGGVAQVTNLPIGLSVVALCAALVAFLGPKVLRRLGI, from the coding sequence GTGTCCGATCGTCCGTCCGAGTCCGCATCCTTGCCCGCCGCGCATCGCAATCTGTCGGCGAGCGCGCGCAACCGCGCCCGTTACGCGACGATGGCGCTCTTCTTCATCGCGGGGATGATGTATGCGTCCTGGGGCGTCCACGTGCCGACCGTCCGCGACCGGTTCCAGCTGAATCCGGCCATGCTGTCGCTCGCGCTGTTCGCGGTGGCAGGCGGCTCGATCGGCGCGATGGTGACGAATGCCCCGTGGATCGCGCGCGTCGGCACGCGGCGCGCGTGTCTTGCGGGCGGGCTCGTGATGTCGGCGGCCGGCGCACTGATTCTCGTCGTGCCGTACTACTGGATGCTGCTCGTCTTGCTCGCGCTCTTCGGCGCGGGCATGGCGACGCTCGACGTCGCGATGAACGCGGAAGCCAGCACCGTCGAAGAGACGCTCGGCCGGCCGATCATGTCGGCGCTGCACGGTATGTTCAGCGTCGGCGGGATGGCGGGCGCGGCTGTCGGCGGCGCGGCGCTCGCGCACGGCATGGCGCCTGCCGTGCATCTGCTGCTCGCCTCGCTGATCAGCGCGGCCGTGTTGCTGGCCGCGTGCCCATCCGTCCTGCCGCACGTTCCGCATTCCGAGCATCCGGACGCGCACACGCCGCGCGGCAACCGCTGGCGCTCGCCCGCGTTGTGGGCGCTCGGCGCCATCGCGCTGATCGCGTTGATCGCGGAAGGCGCGATGTACGACTGGGCGACCGTCTATATGCGCGATGTCGTCGCGTCGACGCCAGCCGTCGCGAGCGCGGCCTACGCGGCGTTCTCGGGCGGCATGGCGGCCGCGCGTTTTGCCGGTGACGCGGTGCGCGCGCGATTCGGCGCGCCGCAACTGATTGCCGCGAGCGCATCGCTGGCTTGCGCGGGCATGATCGGCGCGCTGCTGCTGCCGCATCCCATCGCGGCGCTGACGGGCTTCACGCTGATGGGCCTCGGTCTTGCCAACATGATGCCCGTGCTGTTCGCGGCAGCCGCGCGGGTGAAAGGCATACACGCGGCCGAGGGCCTCGCGCACGTGGCCGGGCTCGCCTACTTCGGCCTGCTGCTCGGGCCGGTGATCATCGGCGGCGTGGCGCAGGTGACGAATCTTCCGATCGGCCTGTCTGTCGTCGCGCTGTGCGCGGCGCTCGTCGCGTTCCTCGGGCCCAAGGTTTTGCGCCGGCTCGGCATCTGA
- a CDS encoding branched-chain amino acid ABC transporter substrate-binding protein has protein sequence MNIKIQKLLPISAAAMLFATLATTAMADETVKIGHVAPLTGGIAHLGKDNENGARLAVEEINAKGLTIGGQKITLQLDAQDDAADPRTATQVAQKLVDDKVVAVVGHLNSGTSIPASKIYSDAGIVQISPSATNPAYTQQGFKTTYRVVATDAQQGPALANYAAKGMKVKSVAIVDDSTAYGQGLANEFEKMAKSLGLNVMSHDATNDKAVDFRAILTKIKGENPDAIMYGGMDATGGPFAKQAKQLGLRAKVLAGDGVCTDKLSDLAGDATDNIVCSEAGMALEKMEGGAAFQAKYQKRFGQPIQIYAPFTYDAVYIIVDAMKRAGSTDPAKILAVMPNTDYKGVIGETTFDAKGDLKHGVISLYNYKSGKKTLLDVVKM, from the coding sequence ATGAACATCAAAATCCAAAAGCTGTTGCCGATCAGCGCTGCGGCGATGCTGTTTGCAACGTTGGCGACGACGGCTATGGCCGACGAAACTGTCAAGATTGGCCACGTTGCGCCTTTGACGGGTGGCATCGCTCACCTGGGCAAGGACAACGAAAATGGCGCACGTCTCGCAGTTGAAGAGATCAATGCCAAGGGTCTGACGATCGGCGGCCAGAAGATCACGCTGCAACTGGATGCACAGGACGACGCAGCTGACCCGCGTACGGCTACGCAGGTTGCGCAGAAGCTGGTCGACGACAAGGTCGTCGCAGTGGTTGGCCACTTGAACTCGGGCACGTCGATCCCGGCTTCGAAGATCTATAGCGATGCAGGCATCGTGCAGATCTCGCCGTCGGCAACGAACCCGGCGTACACGCAACAGGGCTTCAAGACGACGTACCGCGTCGTCGCGACGGACGCGCAGCAAGGTCCGGCACTGGCGAACTACGCAGCGAAGGGCATGAAGGTGAAGAGCGTCGCGATCGTCGACGACTCGACGGCATACGGCCAGGGTCTCGCCAACGAATTCGAGAAGATGGCGAAGTCGCTGGGCCTGAACGTGATGTCGCATGATGCGACGAACGACAAGGCTGTCGACTTCCGCGCGATTCTGACGAAGATCAAGGGCGAAAACCCGGACGCGATCATGTACGGCGGCATGGACGCCACGGGCGGCCCGTTCGCAAAGCAAGCCAAGCAGCTCGGCCTGCGCGCGAAGGTGCTGGCTGGCGACGGCGTGTGTACCGACAAGCTGTCTGACCTGGCTGGCGACGCAACCGACAACATCGTCTGCTCGGAAGCCGGTATGGCGCTCGAGAAGATGGAAGGCGGCGCAGCGTTCCAGGCAAAGTATCAGAAGCGTTTCGGCCAGCCGATCCAGATCTACGCTCCGTTCACGTATGACGCTGTGTACATCATCGTCGACGCAATGAAGCGCGCTGGCTCGACCGATCCGGCGAAGATCCTGGCAGTGATGCCGAACACCGACTACAAGGGTGTGATCGGCGAAACCACGTTCGACGCGAAGGGCGACCTGAAGCACGGCGTGATCTCGCTGTACAACTACAAGTCGGGCAAGAAGACGCTGCTCGACGTCGTGAAGATGTAA
- a CDS encoding high-potential iron-sulfur protein produces MKSSRRTFLITSIGVASTLALSRQAFADAPKVAESDPTAQALGYKEDASKVDKAKYAKYAAGQDCGNCSFYQGKATDAYAGCPMFAGKQVASKGWCSAYNKKA; encoded by the coding sequence ATGAAAAGTTCACGTCGTACGTTTCTGATCACGAGTATCGGTGTGGCATCGACGCTCGCGCTGTCGCGCCAGGCGTTCGCCGATGCCCCGAAGGTCGCGGAATCCGATCCGACCGCGCAGGCGCTCGGCTACAAGGAAGACGCGTCCAAAGTCGACAAGGCCAAATACGCGAAGTACGCAGCAGGCCAGGACTGCGGCAATTGCAGTTTCTATCAGGGCAAAGCCACCGATGCCTACGCGGGCTGCCCGATGTTCGCGGGCAAGCAGGTCGCAAGCAAGGGTTGGTGCAGCGCATATAACAAGAAGGCCTGA